In the Sarcophilus harrisii chromosome 3, mSarHar1.11, whole genome shotgun sequence genome, one interval contains:
- the LOC100925179 gene encoding zinc finger protein 260 — MNSSSKQTSCMEITKEGFRKEVTWNSKMREIWECDIKLERQESNQKKQSRQVINTPRKTCDDYNTLVESFSPGSVFVPQQKVTTGKGLLKYNRISLGKKLSKYNKYRKPFSYHSDLIQFRITNSGDKSYICHECGKAFSQRRYLIEHQRIHTGQKPHKCNECGKAFIQRGNLTSHQRVHTRERPFECKECGKAFSQRGHLTEHQRIHTGEKPFECKECGKAFSHRGHLAEHQRIHTGEKPFACTECGKAFSHRTSLIYHHRIHTGEKPFKCNECGKAFSQRGNLTEHQRIHTREKPFECNECGKAFSHRGHLTTHQNIHTSEKPYLCNECGKTFSQRGNLIEHQRIHTGEKPFECNECGKTFSRRGYLPEHQRIHTGEKPFQCSECGKAFSHKGSLTEHQRIHTGEKPFQCNECGKTFIKNSRLAQHQKIHTGEKPFECTECGAMFSQEEKLIEHQRRHAGEKPFECKECGKFFSRKGYLTEHQRIHAGEKSFECKECGKFFSRKGYLTEHQRIHAGNKSFECGECGKAFSQRKYLTQHQKIHTGEKPFECNECGKAFRQRGHLTAHQSIHTAEKPFECNVCGKAFRQRGSLTEHQRMHAGEKPFECNECGKAFSHRSSLTEHQRIHAGEKPFECNKCGRAFTHRKSFIYHQRLHSGEKPFECNECGKAFSDNSYLTLHKRIHTGKKPYKCNHCEKAFSQRGNLTEHQRIHTGEKPFECTECGKAFTHRKSLIYHQRIHA; from the coding sequence ATGAACTCATCTTCAAAGCAGACTAGTTGTATGGAAATAACCAAGGAAGGATTCAGAAAAGAAGTCACCTGGAAttctaaaatgagagaaatttggGAATGTGATATCAAATTAGAGAGGCAAGAGAGCAACCAGAAGAAACAATCCAGACAAGTAATAAACACTCCCAGAAAAACATGTGATGATTATAAtacattggtggaaagttttagCCCAGGGTCAGTCTTTGTTCCACAACAGAAAGTTACTACAGGAAAAGGTCTCCTTAAATATAATCGTATCTCTTTAGGGAAAAAGCTTtctaaatacaataaatataggAAACCCTTTAGTTACCACTCAGACCTTATTCAATTTCGAATAACAAATTCTGGAGACAAATCATATATATGccatgaatgtggaaaagccttcagccAGAGAAGATACCTTATTGAACACCAGCGAATTCATACAGGACAGAAGCcccataaatgtaatgaatgtggaaaagcctttatCCAGAGAGGAAACCTTACATCTCATCAAAGAGTTCATACAAGAGAGAGACCCTTTGAATGtaaagaatgtgggaaagcttttagTCAAAGGGGTCACcttactgaacatcagagaattcatactggagagaaaccctttgaatgtaaagaatgtgggaaagcctttagtCATAGGGGCCATCTTGCTGaacaccagagaattcatactggagaaaaaccattTGCATGTactgaatgtggaaaagcttttagcCATAGAACATCCCTTATTTATCATCACAGAATTCATACTGGGGAGAAACCCTTTAAGtgcaatgaatgtgggaaagcctttagtCAGAGGGGAAACCTTACTGAACATCAGCGAATTCATACTAgagagaaaccctttgaatgtaatgaatgtgggaaagcttttagCCACAGGGGTCATCTTACTACACATCAGAATATTCATACTTCAGAGAAACCATATCtttgtaatgaatgtggaaaaacttttaGTCAGCGAGGAAATCTTATTGAACATCAGCGAATTCATACTGGTGAGAAACCCTTTGAGtgcaatgaatgtggaaaaacctTTAGTAGAAGGGGATATCTTcctgaacatcagagaattcatactggagagaaaccatttcagtgtagtgaatgtggaaaagcttttagtCACAAAGGAAGTCTTACTGaacaccagagaattcatactggagagaaaccttttcaatgcaatgaatgtgggaaaaccttCATCAAAAATTCGCGTCTAGCtcaacatcagaaaattcatactggagagaagccatTTGAATGTACTGAATGTGGGGCAATGTTCAGCCAGGAAGAGAAACTTATTGAACATCAGAGAAGGCAtgctggagagaaaccttttgaatgtaaagAATGTGGGAAATTCTTTAGTCGGAAGGGTTACcttactgaacatcagagaattcatgctggagaaaaatcatttgaatGCAAAGAATGTGGGAAATTCTTTAGTCGGAAGGGTTACcttactgaacatcagagaattcatgcTGGCAATAAATCCTTTGAATGtggtgaatgtggaaaagctttcagcCAAAGGAAATACCTTACTCAgcatcagaaaatccacactggagagaaaccctttgaatgtaatgaatgtggaaaagcctttagACAAAGGGGACACCTCACAGCACATCAGAGCATTCATACTGCAGAGAAGCCCTTTGAATGTAATGTGTGTGGAAAAGCATTCCGACAGAGAGGAAGTCTCACTGAACATCAAAGAATGCATGCTGGAGAGAAAccatttgaatgtaatgaatgtgggaaagcatTTAGTCACAGGAGCAGTCTTACTGAACATCAAAGAATCCATGctggagaaaaaccttttgaatgtaataAGTGTGGGAGAGCCTTCACTCACAGGAAATCCTTCATTTATCATCAGAGACTTCATAGTGGAGAAAAAccatttgaatgtaatgaatgtgggaaagccttcagtgaCAACTCTTATCTTACCTTacataagagaattcatactggaaagAAACCCTACAAGTGTAATCATTGTGAGAAAGCTTTTAGCCAGAGAGGAAACCTTACTGAACATCAAAGAAtacatactggagaaaaaccctttgaatgtactgaatgtgggaaagcctttacCCACAGGAAATCCCTTATTTATCATCAGAGAATTCATGCTTGA
- the LOC100924920 gene encoding vomeronasal type-1 receptor 1-like, translating into MVFNGMVVGLFFLFQIVFGVLGNSFLLGLYTIIFFIGLRVRPIDLILCHLAFVNNLVLLSKGIPQTMVTLGLNNFLNDMGCKFVFYLHRVTRGLSLCTTSLLSGFQAITLSPRSSKLSKFKVRVPKCMALFCLLCWTFHLVTNYYYFLYFKAQMGSNNTTERIDLIYCTATIDVLFNYALYVLIISLPDVFCIVIMAGASGYIIFVLYRHHQRVQYIHGNNLTLIRSPETRATQITLLLVCMFVSFYSLNSVLILHLQFGKPIFWLIHVSTFLSACFSACSPFVLIVSDSQIPKCILILWNRINVMG; encoded by the coding sequence ATGGTTTTTAATGGCATGGTAGTTGggctcttttttctatttcagattGTATTTGGTGTTCTGGGGAATTCATTCCTCCTGGGCCTTTATACCATCATCTTCTTCATTGGTCTCAGAGTGAGGCCCATTGACTTGATTCTCTGCCACTTGGCCTTTGTCAATAATTTGGTGCTTCTCTCCAAAGGGATCCCACAGACAATGGTTACTTTGGGGCTCAACAATTTCCTAAATGATATGGGATGTAAATTTGTGTTTTACCTTCATCGAGTGACACGAGGCCTTTCTCTCTGCACCACCAGCCTCCTAAGTGGTTTCCAAGCCATCACTTTAAGTCCCAGAAGCTCCAAGTTGTCAAAATTCAAAGTCAGAGTCCCAAAATGTATGGCCCTGTTTTGTCTTTTGTGCTGGACTTTTCATCTGGtgacaaattattattattttttatatttcaaagccCAAATGGGAAGCAATAACACCACTGAAagaattgatttaatttattgTACTGCTACAAttgatgttttatttaattatgcACTATATGTATTAATAATTTCTCTTCCTGATGTTTTTTGTATAGTAATCATGGCAGGGGCCAGTGGatatataatttttgtcttaTACAGACACCACCAGAGAGTCCAATATATACATGGGAATAATCTCACACTTATTAGATCCCCTGAGACCAGAGCCACCCAAATCACACTGTTGTTGGTCTGCATGTTTGTATCTTTTTACTCTCTGAATTCTGTTTTAATATTGCATCTACAATTTGGGAAGCCAATTTTCTGGCTGATTCATGTCTCTACCTTCCTGTCTGCCTGTTTTTCAGCTTGTAGTCCCTTTGTTCTAATTGTCAGTGATTCTCAAATCCCCAAATGCATCTTGATTCTTTGGAATAGGataaatgtaatgggctga